A genomic window from Candidatus Liberibacter americanus str. Sao Paulo includes:
- the truA gene encoding tRNA pseudouridine(38-40) synthase TruA: protein MMRYCLIIEYDGGAYFGWQRQKVGNSIQGELEKAIFLATSENVTVYGSGRTDSGVHALGQVAHFDLVREWVPNKLFQAINAYLKIAGNAISILRLRVVSNQFHARFSAIRRSYIYRIITRYSPLALEKGRAWWVKNDLDCEMIRIAAHNLIGRHDFTTFRSAQCQALSAIRTINHIDINRSGNLIEIKVIARSFLHTQIRSFVGSLKLVGEGKWTPDDLKKALLSQDRKSCGPLSPPEGLYFHSVEFPDSFALST from the coding sequence ATGATGCGTTATTGTTTGATTATTGAATATGATGGAGGGGCATACTTTGGTTGGCAAAGACAAAAAGTAGGCAATTCAATACAAGGTGAACTAGAAAAAGCTATATTTTTAGCAACCTCAGAAAATGTGACTGTATATGGTTCAGGCCGCACTGATTCAGGTGTTCATGCTCTTGGACAGGTGGCTCATTTTGATTTAGTTCGAGAATGGGTTCCAAATAAATTGTTTCAAGCTATAAATGCTTATTTAAAAATTGCTGGCAATGCTATTTCTATACTTAGATTGAGAGTTGTAAGTAATCAATTCCACGCACGTTTTTCTGCTATTAGGCGTAGTTATATTTATCGTATTATCACTAGATATTCACCTCTTGCCCTTGAAAAAGGGCGTGCATGGTGGGTTAAAAATGATTTAGATTGTGAAATGATTAGAATAGCAGCTCATAATTTAATTGGTAGACATGATTTTACTACTTTTAGATCAGCGCAATGTCAGGCATTGTCTGCTATACGCACAATCAATCATATTGATATTAATAGATCTGGTAATTTGATAGAAATAAAAGTGATTGCACGGAGTTTCCTTCATACTCAGATACGTTCTTTTGTGGGAAGTTTGAAATTAGTAGGTGAAGGAAAATGGACTCCAGATGATTTGAAAAAAGCATTGTTATCACAAGATCGAAAATCATGTGGTCCTTTATCTCCACCTGAAGGGCTTTATTTTCATTCTGTAGAATTTCCTGATAGTTTTGCACTTAGCACTTGA